The following proteins are encoded in a genomic region of Comamonas resistens:
- a CDS encoding carboxymuconolactone decarboxylase family protein has product MLDWNEYRKELAGRLGEFSKLSPGTMEGYKALSSAGSKTGHLDAKTRELIAIAVGVTTRCDGCIAVHTKAAKAAGATREEIAEALGVAVALNAGAAMVYSARALDALGE; this is encoded by the coding sequence ATGCTGGACTGGAACGAATACCGCAAGGAACTGGCTGGCCGTCTGGGCGAATTCTCAAAGCTCTCGCCCGGCACCATGGAAGGCTACAAGGCCCTGTCCTCCGCGGGCAGCAAGACGGGCCACCTGGACGCCAAGACACGCGAGCTGATTGCCATTGCCGTGGGCGTGACCACGCGTTGCGACGGCTGTATTGCCGTGCATACCAAGGCGGCCAAGGCAGCGGGCGCGACCAGGGAAGAAATTGCCGAAGCCCTGGGCGTGGCCGTGGCTCTCAACGCCGGTGCGGCCATGGTGTATTCGGCCCGTGCACTGGATGCGCTGGGCGAATAA